The Mesorhizobium sp. AR02 genomic interval GCCCTTGCGGTTGCGCGCGGCAAGCGTGCGCAGCCTGAGCGCGTTTAGGCGTATGAAGCCGGCGGCGTCCTTCTGGTCGTAGGCGCCGCGGTCGTCCTCGAAGGTGACCAGCGCGTCGGAGTAAAGCGTCTTCTTCGACTTGCGGCCGGTGACGATGACGTTGCCCTTGTAGAGCTTCAGCCGCACCGTGCCTTCGACGTCTTCCTGGCTCTTGTCGATCATCGCCTGCAGCATCAGGCGCTCGGGCGAGAACCAGAAGCCGTTGTAGATGAGCTCGGCATAGCGCGGCATGAACTCGTCCTTGAGGTGGCCTGCACCCCGGTCGAGCGTGATCGATTCGATGGCGCGGTGGGCCACAATGAGGATGGTGCCGCCGGGCGTCTCGTAGACGCCGCGCGATTTCATGCCGACGAAGCGGTTCTCGACCAGGTCGAGCCGGCCGATGCCATTGTCGCGGCCGAGATCGTTGAGCGCCGCCAGCATGGTCGCCGGCGACAGCTTCTTGCCGTTGAGCGCGATCGGGTCACCTTTCAGGAATTCGATCTCGATCTCGGTGACCTTGTCCGGCGCATCCATCGGCGAAACGGTGCGCTGGTGGACGAATTCCGGCGGTTCGCTCCACGGGTCTTCCAGCACCTTGCCCTCGGAAGACGAGTGCAGCAGGTTGGCGTCGACCGAGAACGGCGCCTCGCCCTTCTTATCCTTCGGCACGGGGATCTGGTGCTGCTCGGCGAAATTGATCAGGTCGGTGCGCGACTTGAACGACCAATCGCGCCACGGCGCGATGACCTTGATGTCGGGGTTCAGCGCATAGGCGGAAAGCTCGAAACGCACCTGGTCGTTGCCCTTGCCGGTGGCGCCATGCGCGATCGCGTCGGCGCCGGTTTCCTTGGCGATCTCGACGAGGTGCTTGGAGATCAGCGGCCGCGCGATCGAGGTGCCTAGGAGGTAGGTGCCTTCGTAGACGGTGTTGGCGCGGAACATCGGAAAGACGAAGTCGGAGACAAATTCTTCGCGCACGTCGACGATGCGGATGTCCTTGATGCCCATCATCTCGGCCTTGCGGCGCGCCGGTTCCAGCTCCTCACCTTGGCCGAGATCGGCGGTGAAGGTGATGACCTCGGCGCCGAGCTCGGTCTGCAGCCATTTCAGGATGATTGAGGTGTCGAGGCCTCCGGAATAGGAGAGCACGACTTTCTTGACGTCTTTGGTCTTGGACATTTCTGCTCCGTCGATGGCGGACGCTTGGGCAAGGGCGTCACGGATTGTCGGAGCGCCTTTTAGCAGGAACGGCAAAGCGAGCAAGCAGGCGCGGCGCCAGACTGCTGATCCAGTGCGCGGCAGGGGCCAACTCTTCGGGAATCATGCTCTGGGAAAACAACCTGCTACAATCATGGGCTGCATTTATCCCAGGGATTTAAGCAAGTTTTCATGTCCTGCCGCTAAACCAGCGAGCCAGAGCTGCACTGGCCACGCAACCGTGCCGAGGCGGCTTTTGCCCGTTCATTGCGGGTACCCTCGGGCTTGGACCATTCTTGATGCGCGTTATATCATGCATCGTCACAGAGCATAATCTGTGGCTCGTCCTGCTGGCGGCGCTGATGTGCGTCACCGGCTGCTGGGTGACGATCGGTCTCTTGGACCGCGCCAGGAAAACCGTCGGCGTGCAGATGCGGGGATGGCTGTTCCTGACCGCGGTTGCCGCCGGTTCCTCGATCTGGTGCACGCATTTCATCGCCATGCTGGCCTATCAGCCCGGCGCGCCGATCACCTTCGATCCGGCGCTCACCATGATCTCGCTGGTCATCGCCATGGTTGGAACCGGGGCGGGCTTCGGCCTTGCCTTGGACAAAGGCCGTGGTCTGGCGCCGGAATGGGGCGGGTGTGCCGTCGGACTGGCGATCTCGGCCATGCACTATACCGGCATGATGGCCTATCACGTGGCCGGCATCGTCGAATGGGACGCCTTCTATGTCGTCGCTTCGGTGCTGATCGCGATGGCATTCTCCGCCGTGGCGATCGGCCAGGCGGTGCGCCGGCCGCACCGCTGGTCGCACTATTTCGGCATCGGGCTTTTGGTGCTGGCGATCGTCGGCCTGCATTTCACGGCGATGGCGGCGGTGGCAGTGACGCCGCTCTCCTTCATCACCACCGGCACCAATCCCGATATTCTCGAAGCGATGGCCGTCGCGGTCGCCGTGGTCGGCCTGATCGTCGCGGCCACCGGCTTCGCCAGCTATCTGATCGACGAACGTGGCCGGCTCGAGAGCTTCGAGCGGCTGCAGCATCTTGCCCTCAACGACTCGCTTACCGGCCTTGCCAATCGGGTCTCCTTCAATGACCGCCTCGACCATGAGATCGAGCGGGCGCACGAGGATGAGGATACGATGACCGCCGTCATCGTCATCGATCTCGACCGCTTCAAGGAAATCAACGACCTCAGGGGACATGCGGCCGGCGACCAGGCGCTCAAGATCATTGCCCGCAGGCTGGCGAAGCTGGCCGGCGACGGCGAGTTCGTCGCCCGGCTCGGCGGCGACGAATTTGCCGCCATCAAGCGCTTCAAGGACCAGAACGACCTGCTCGGCCTGGTGTCGCGGCTGGAAAAATCATTGTTCCAGCCGCTGCGGATCGACGATTTCGAGACCGTCACCGGCGCCAGCATCGGCGTCGCCGTCTATCCGCGCGACGGCGCTGACCGGGAGAGGCTGGTGAGCAATGCGGATCTGGCCATGTACCGGGCCAAGAATGACGTGACACGGGCCGTCTGCTTCTACGAATCGACCATGGACGAGACGGCGCGGGCGCGCCGCGCGCTGGCCACCGACCTTCGCCTGGCGATCGAGCGCGGCGAGCTCTCGCTGCACTATCAGGTGCAGACCTCGGTTCAGACCGGCGCCACCTGCGGCTACGAGGCGCTACTGCGCTGGACCCATCCTGTGCACGGCATGGTCCCGCCCGCCGAATTCATTCCGATCGCCGAGGAGAATGGCTCCATTCTGCCTATCGGCGAGTGGGTGTTGCGCACCGCATGCCGGCAGGCGGCCTCCTGGGACAATGGCCACAAGATCGCGGTCAATCTGTCGCCGGTGCAGTTCGCCCATGCCGATCTCGCCAAGCTTGTCCATCAGATCCTGATCGAGACCGGCCTGTCGCCGAAGCGTCTCGAGCTTGAACTCACTGAATCGACGATCGTCGCCGACAAGGTGCGCACGCTGCATGTGCTGCGCCAGATCAAGGCGCTGGGCGTGACGATCGCGATCGACGATTTCGGCACCGGCTATTCCTCGCTCGACACGCTGCGCTCGTTTCCGTTCGACAAGATCAAGCTCGACCGCTCCTTCATGGCCGATGTCGAGCGCAGCCCGCAGGCCAAGGCGATCATCCGCGCCGTGCTGACACTGGGGCGCAGCCTCGACATTCCCGTGCTCGCCGAAGGCGTCGAGACCCACGTCCAGCTCACCATCCTGCAGGTCGAAGGCTGCAACGAGGCGCAAGGCTATTTCCTCGGCCATCCCAAGCCGATCGATCAAATCCTGCTGACCGGAGCGGCAGCTGTCATGCTGGCCGAGCTCGATCAGTCGGCGGCTTAGACACCACTGCTGCCGGGCGCCAACCTCGCATCTGGCGCCAGCGCGACGCATCTTGTATAGGCCCCGGGTCTCCCCGGGTCCCTTCCATGTCCTTCATTCCCGACACCACCACACTGATCCAGTTCGCCATCGCCACGGTCATCCTGGCGATCACGCCTGGTCCCGACATGACCTTGTTCGTCTCGCGCACGCTGAGCCAGGGGCGTGCCACGGGCTTTGCCTCGATGGCCGGTGCGCTGTGCGGCACGCTGATCCACACCACGCTGGTGGTGGTCGGCATCTCGGCGCTGATCGTCGCCTCGCCGATGGCCTTTTTCGTGCTGAAGATATTCGGCGCCGGCTATCTGGTCTTCCTGGCCTGGCAGGCGATCGCCAAAGGCTCGGCCTTTTCGCCGGAGAAGAAGACAGGCCCGCAAATCTCGCTGTTGCGCAGCTGGGCGGCCGGGCTTGGCGTCAACCTGCTCAACCCGAAGATCATCCTGTTCTTCATGACCTTCCTGCCGCAGTTCGTCTCCGCGCATGATCCGCACGCGCCGGGAAAGTTGTTTTTCCTCGGCGCCATGTTCATCGTGCTGTCGATCCCGGTCACAGTGCCGATGGTGCTGGCGGCGGAGAAATTTTCCGCGGCGATGAAGGCCAGCCCGCGCGTCACGCGGGTGGTCGACTATCTCTTCGCCAGCGTGTTCTCGGCCTTCGCGCTCAAGATCCTGACGGCCCAGGCGAAATAGAAGCGTCGTCTTTCCACCAGCTTCCGGCCCAGCGACCGGCGCTCAGCCAGTAGAAGAGGCCGCCGACCATGCCGCCGCCAATCACCGCCATGATGGCGCTGGTGTCGGTGACCGCGAAGGTGGAATCGGGCGCGTGGTCGACCAGGCCGAGGAAGACGGCGGCCACCACCGCGCCCCCCAGCGCATAGTACAGCCAGTCGCGCCGGCCGAGGATTTCGGCAACCAGGATGACGATCACTGCCGGCAAGAAGGCGAAATAGGCGACGAACAGGGCGACGAAGGGAATCGAGAAATACAGCGAAGCCGTTGCCGTCGGGTGCGTGTGGTCAGGCGTATA includes:
- a CDS encoding argininosuccinate synthase, which produces MSKTKDVKKVVLSYSGGLDTSIILKWLQTELGAEVITFTADLGQGEELEPARRKAEMMGIKDIRIVDVREEFVSDFVFPMFRANTVYEGTYLLGTSIARPLISKHLVEIAKETGADAIAHGATGKGNDQVRFELSAYALNPDIKVIAPWRDWSFKSRTDLINFAEQHQIPVPKDKKGEAPFSVDANLLHSSSEGKVLEDPWSEPPEFVHQRTVSPMDAPDKVTEIEIEFLKGDPIALNGKKLSPATMLAALNDLGRDNGIGRLDLVENRFVGMKSRGVYETPGGTILIVAHRAIESITLDRGAGHLKDEFMPRYAELIYNGFWFSPERLMLQAMIDKSQEDVEGTVRLKLYKGNVIVTGRKSKKTLYSDALVTFEDDRGAYDQKDAAGFIRLNALRLRTLAARNRKG
- a CDS encoding LysE family translocator produces the protein MSFIPDTTTLIQFAIATVILAITPGPDMTLFVSRTLSQGRATGFASMAGALCGTLIHTTLVVVGISALIVASPMAFFVLKIFGAGYLVFLAWQAIAKGSAFSPEKKTGPQISLLRSWAAGLGVNLLNPKIILFFMTFLPQFVSAHDPHAPGKLFFLGAMFIVLSIPVTVPMVLAAEKFSAAMKASPRVTRVVDYLFASVFSAFALKILTAQAK
- a CDS encoding putative bifunctional diguanylate cyclase/phosphodiesterase codes for the protein MRVISCIVTEHNLWLVLLAALMCVTGCWVTIGLLDRARKTVGVQMRGWLFLTAVAAGSSIWCTHFIAMLAYQPGAPITFDPALTMISLVIAMVGTGAGFGLALDKGRGLAPEWGGCAVGLAISAMHYTGMMAYHVAGIVEWDAFYVVASVLIAMAFSAVAIGQAVRRPHRWSHYFGIGLLVLAIVGLHFTAMAAVAVTPLSFITTGTNPDILEAMAVAVAVVGLIVAATGFASYLIDERGRLESFERLQHLALNDSLTGLANRVSFNDRLDHEIERAHEDEDTMTAVIVIDLDRFKEINDLRGHAAGDQALKIIARRLAKLAGDGEFVARLGGDEFAAIKRFKDQNDLLGLVSRLEKSLFQPLRIDDFETVTGASIGVAVYPRDGADRERLVSNADLAMYRAKNDVTRAVCFYESTMDETARARRALATDLRLAIERGELSLHYQVQTSVQTGATCGYEALLRWTHPVHGMVPPAEFIPIAEENGSILPIGEWVLRTACRQAASWDNGHKIAVNLSPVQFAHADLAKLVHQILIETGLSPKRLELELTESTIVADKVRTLHVLRQIKALGVTIAIDDFGTGYSSLDTLRSFPFDKIKLDRSFMADVERSPQAKAIIRAVLTLGRSLDIPVLAEGVETHVQLTILQVEGCNEAQGYFLGHPKPIDQILLTGAAAVMLAELDQSAA